From Asterias rubens chromosome 6, eAstRub1.3, whole genome shotgun sequence, one genomic window encodes:
- the LOC117291169 gene encoding mitogen-activated protein kinase kinase kinase 2-like isoform X2 has protein sequence MLLSHDQGILSMDLRPDFALKGKTGILSSETDWEGDPIDVEGISDKGKEEVIQEITSELVQALKESSTRHKPVKTSSTQTNEVRVKFEYQGERRILQVPRPLNYNDLLTKARTAYGLPVDMHYTTNDVNSNIVVPIKSQTNLNQAVALMDHNPNAKSLRVYLTPLQSDTSTATASTPSSTTGTGSSAPGLGHSKSAGTIAYHDSISGGGDLYDTAIRSDSTHKPATLRSQSIPQSQSQPKLPSQSKRHSTPVEMPTRDTPSPPPGYIPTESMQNIMRNSTYGEGRFIPEPESEQQDHVIINSPNGSHQSLDKAFYGGSQSLGSNSGRMFRAQSTNSYEEFTNSQYSERSGKGGTFPTRYSMKNTQNEYDDGRKTFPSRSRRPQLSPSMMNRDDYSPHGSEHSLSKSSSSSGIGADYDTIDSRRRRDSELEHSIKSLQEMSIKEGAKSPRAPVNWRKGKILGQGAFGVVYLCYDADTGRELAVKQVPTDNSNNEARKEVKALKSEIELLRNLHHDRIVQYFGCSEDKQVLSIFMELMPGGSVKDELRSYGALTENVVRKYTRQILEGVAYLHISHIVHRDIKGANILRAGSGNVKLADFGASRRLQTIASFVTGIKSVTGTPYWMSPEVINGVGYGRKADVWSVGCTVVEMLTTKPPWADYEAMAAIFKIATQPTIPQLPSTVSDISREFLRLTLIRDAQERPWAHELLRHDFVNNFSVD, from the exons ATGCTGCTCTCTCATGATCAAGGAATTTTATCAATGGATTTGCGTCCGGATTTTGCTCTGAAAGGAAAGACTGGAATTTTATCATCGGAGACGGACTGGGAAGGCGATCCGATTGATGTAGAAGGAATTT CGGACAAGGGTAAAGAAGAAGTGATTCAAGAAATCACGAGTGAGCTTGTTCAAGCCTTGAAGGAGTCCAGTACCAGACATAAACCAGTCAAGACCAGCAGCACACAGACC AATGAGGTTCGAGTCAAGTTTGAGTACCAAGGGGAGAGGAG GATATTGCAAGTTCCCCGACCCCTCAACTATAATGACCTACTGACTAAAGCCAGAACAGCCTATGGATTGCCAGTAGACATGCACTACACAACCAACGATGTCAACTCAAAT ATTGTTGTACCAATCAAGAGCCAGACTAACCTTAACCAGGCCGTGGCGTTAATGGACCACAACCCCAACGCCAAGAGCCTCCGCGTCTATCTAACGCCGTTACAATCGGATACTAGCACAGCAACAGCGTCAACGCCATCCTCGACAACGGGAACAGGGTCATCAGCCCCTGGCCTGGGTCATTCTAAATCCGCTGGGACGATAGCGTACCACGATAGCATTTCAGGTGGTGGTGATCTCTATGATACGGCT ATTCGCAGCGACTCTACACACAAGCCTGCAACACTACGGTCACAATCCATTCCACAATCACAGTCTCAGCCGAAGCTACCGAGCCAATCTAAGCGACATTCAACACCGGTTGAGATGCCGACACGTGACACCCCTTCCCCACCCCCTGGCTATATACCCACTGAGTCCATGCAAAATATCATGAGAAATTCAACGTATGGGGAGGGCAGGTTTATCCCAGAACCAGAGTCAGAG CAACAAGATCATGTGATCATCAACAGTCCCAACGGTAGCCATCAGTCGCTAGATAAGGCGTTTTATGGTGGCAGCCAATCGTTAGGAAG TAATAGTGGAAGAATGTTCAGAGCTCAGAGTACAAATAGTTATGAGGAGTTTACAA ATTCACAATATTCAGAGAGGTCAGGAAAAGGAGGAACCTTCCCAACGCGGTATAGCATGAAGAACACACAGAATGAGTACGATGATG GACGTAAGACATTCCCAAGTCGGTCACGGAGACCCCAGCTTAGTCCTTCCATGATGAACCGGGATGACTACAGCCCGCACGGCAGTGAGCATTCCCTAAGCAAGAGTAGTAGCAGCAGTGGGATCGGCGCAGACTACGATACCATCGACAGTCGGAGGAGGAGGGACAGTGAGCTGGAGCACTCCATCAAATCGCTGCAGGAGATGAGCATCAAGGAGGGTGCTAAAT CTCCCAGAGCGCCAGTCAACTGGCGGAAAGGCAAGATTCTAGGTCAAGGGGCATTTGGGGTCGTTTACCTTTGCTATGATGCAGACACAGGGAGGGAGTTGGCTGTCAAACAGGTCCCGACAGATAATTCAAATAACGAAGCAAGAAAG GAAGTAAAAGCCCTGAAATCTGAGATAGAATTGCTGAGGAATCTTCACCACGATAGAATAGTGCAGTACTTTGGTTGCTCTGAGGATAAGCAGGTCTTATCGATATTCATGGAGCTCATGCCTGGG GGCTCTGTAAAAGATGAGCTGAGGAGTTATGGTGCGCTCACAGAGAATGTTGTGAGAAAATACACTCGTCAAATCCTTGAAGGTGTTGCGTATCTTCACATAAGCCATATTGTACATAGAGATATTAAAG GTGCGAATATCTTGAGGGCAGGTTCAGGGAACGTGAAGCTGGCTGATTTTGGTGCATCCCGGCGGTTACAAACGATAGCGAGTTTCGTGACTGGAATCAAATCAGTAACGGGTACACCGTACTGGATGAGTCCGGAAGTCATAAACGGAGTCGGATATGGCAGGAAGGCTGATGTATG GAGTGTCGGCTGCACAGTCGTAGAGATGCTGACGACGAAGCCACCCTGGGCAGACTATGAAGCCAtggccgccatctttaaaaTCGCAACGCAACCCACAATTCCTCAGCTCCCCAGCACAGTCTCAGACATCTCTCGCGAGTTCCTGAGACTCACGTTAATCAGAGATGCCCAGGAGAGGCCCTGGGCTCACGAGTTGCTCAGGCACGATTTTGTGAACAATTTCTCGGTCGACTAA
- the LOC117291169 gene encoding mitogen-activated protein kinase kinase kinase 2-like isoform X1, whose product MLLSHDQGILSMDLRPDFALKGKTGILSSETDWEGDPIDVEGISDKGKEEVIQEITSELVQALKESSTRHKPVKTSSTQTNEVRVKFEYQGERRILQVPRPLNYNDLLTKARTAYGLPVDMHYTTNDVNSNIVVPIKSQTNLNQAVALMDHNPNAKSLRVYLTPLQSDTSTATASTPSSTTGTGSSAPGLGHSKSAGTIAYHDSISGGGDLYDTAIRSDSTHKPATLRSQSIPQSQSQPKLPSQSKRHSTPVEMPTRDTPSPPPGYIPTESMQNIMRNSTYGEGRFIPEPESEQQDHVIINSPNGSHQSLDKAFYGGSQSLGSNSGRMFRAQSTNSYEEFTNSQYSERSGKGGTFPTRYSMKNTQNEYDDGRKTFPSRSRRPQLSPSMMNRDDYSPHGSEHSLSKSSSSSGIGADYDTIDSRRRRDSELEHSIKSLQEMSIKEGAKCETMMSPRAPVNWRKGKILGQGAFGVVYLCYDADTGRELAVKQVPTDNSNNEARKEVKALKSEIELLRNLHHDRIVQYFGCSEDKQVLSIFMELMPGGSVKDELRSYGALTENVVRKYTRQILEGVAYLHISHIVHRDIKGANILRAGSGNVKLADFGASRRLQTIASFVTGIKSVTGTPYWMSPEVINGVGYGRKADVWSVGCTVVEMLTTKPPWADYEAMAAIFKIATQPTIPQLPSTVSDISREFLRLTLIRDAQERPWAHELLRHDFVNNFSVD is encoded by the exons ATGCTGCTCTCTCATGATCAAGGAATTTTATCAATGGATTTGCGTCCGGATTTTGCTCTGAAAGGAAAGACTGGAATTTTATCATCGGAGACGGACTGGGAAGGCGATCCGATTGATGTAGAAGGAATTT CGGACAAGGGTAAAGAAGAAGTGATTCAAGAAATCACGAGTGAGCTTGTTCAAGCCTTGAAGGAGTCCAGTACCAGACATAAACCAGTCAAGACCAGCAGCACACAGACC AATGAGGTTCGAGTCAAGTTTGAGTACCAAGGGGAGAGGAG GATATTGCAAGTTCCCCGACCCCTCAACTATAATGACCTACTGACTAAAGCCAGAACAGCCTATGGATTGCCAGTAGACATGCACTACACAACCAACGATGTCAACTCAAAT ATTGTTGTACCAATCAAGAGCCAGACTAACCTTAACCAGGCCGTGGCGTTAATGGACCACAACCCCAACGCCAAGAGCCTCCGCGTCTATCTAACGCCGTTACAATCGGATACTAGCACAGCAACAGCGTCAACGCCATCCTCGACAACGGGAACAGGGTCATCAGCCCCTGGCCTGGGTCATTCTAAATCCGCTGGGACGATAGCGTACCACGATAGCATTTCAGGTGGTGGTGATCTCTATGATACGGCT ATTCGCAGCGACTCTACACACAAGCCTGCAACACTACGGTCACAATCCATTCCACAATCACAGTCTCAGCCGAAGCTACCGAGCCAATCTAAGCGACATTCAACACCGGTTGAGATGCCGACACGTGACACCCCTTCCCCACCCCCTGGCTATATACCCACTGAGTCCATGCAAAATATCATGAGAAATTCAACGTATGGGGAGGGCAGGTTTATCCCAGAACCAGAGTCAGAG CAACAAGATCATGTGATCATCAACAGTCCCAACGGTAGCCATCAGTCGCTAGATAAGGCGTTTTATGGTGGCAGCCAATCGTTAGGAAG TAATAGTGGAAGAATGTTCAGAGCTCAGAGTACAAATAGTTATGAGGAGTTTACAA ATTCACAATATTCAGAGAGGTCAGGAAAAGGAGGAACCTTCCCAACGCGGTATAGCATGAAGAACACACAGAATGAGTACGATGATG GACGTAAGACATTCCCAAGTCGGTCACGGAGACCCCAGCTTAGTCCTTCCATGATGAACCGGGATGACTACAGCCCGCACGGCAGTGAGCATTCCCTAAGCAAGAGTAGTAGCAGCAGTGGGATCGGCGCAGACTACGATACCATCGACAGTCGGAGGAGGAGGGACAGTGAGCTGGAGCACTCCATCAAATCGCTGCAGGAGATGAGCATCAAGGAGGGTGCTAAATGTGAGACAATGATGT CTCCCAGAGCGCCAGTCAACTGGCGGAAAGGCAAGATTCTAGGTCAAGGGGCATTTGGGGTCGTTTACCTTTGCTATGATGCAGACACAGGGAGGGAGTTGGCTGTCAAACAGGTCCCGACAGATAATTCAAATAACGAAGCAAGAAAG GAAGTAAAAGCCCTGAAATCTGAGATAGAATTGCTGAGGAATCTTCACCACGATAGAATAGTGCAGTACTTTGGTTGCTCTGAGGATAAGCAGGTCTTATCGATATTCATGGAGCTCATGCCTGGG GGCTCTGTAAAAGATGAGCTGAGGAGTTATGGTGCGCTCACAGAGAATGTTGTGAGAAAATACACTCGTCAAATCCTTGAAGGTGTTGCGTATCTTCACATAAGCCATATTGTACATAGAGATATTAAAG GTGCGAATATCTTGAGGGCAGGTTCAGGGAACGTGAAGCTGGCTGATTTTGGTGCATCCCGGCGGTTACAAACGATAGCGAGTTTCGTGACTGGAATCAAATCAGTAACGGGTACACCGTACTGGATGAGTCCGGAAGTCATAAACGGAGTCGGATATGGCAGGAAGGCTGATGTATG GAGTGTCGGCTGCACAGTCGTAGAGATGCTGACGACGAAGCCACCCTGGGCAGACTATGAAGCCAtggccgccatctttaaaaTCGCAACGCAACCCACAATTCCTCAGCTCCCCAGCACAGTCTCAGACATCTCTCGCGAGTTCCTGAGACTCACGTTAATCAGAGATGCCCAGGAGAGGCCCTGGGCTCACGAGTTGCTCAGGCACGATTTTGTGAACAATTTCTCGGTCGACTAA
- the LOC117291169 gene encoding mitogen-activated protein kinase kinase kinase 2-like isoform X3, with translation MADKGKEEVIQEITSELVQALKESSTRHKPVKTSSTQTNEVRVKFEYQGERRILQVPRPLNYNDLLTKARTAYGLPVDMHYTTNDVNSNIVVPIKSQTNLNQAVALMDHNPNAKSLRVYLTPLQSDTSTATASTPSSTTGTGSSAPGLGHSKSAGTIAYHDSISGGGDLYDTAIRSDSTHKPATLRSQSIPQSQSQPKLPSQSKRHSTPVEMPTRDTPSPPPGYIPTESMQNIMRNSTYGEGRFIPEPESEQQDHVIINSPNGSHQSLDKAFYGGSQSLGSNSGRMFRAQSTNSYEEFTNSQYSERSGKGGTFPTRYSMKNTQNEYDDGRKTFPSRSRRPQLSPSMMNRDDYSPHGSEHSLSKSSSSSGIGADYDTIDSRRRRDSELEHSIKSLQEMSIKEGAKCETMMSPRAPVNWRKGKILGQGAFGVVYLCYDADTGRELAVKQVPTDNSNNEARKEVKALKSEIELLRNLHHDRIVQYFGCSEDKQVLSIFMELMPGGSVKDELRSYGALTENVVRKYTRQILEGVAYLHISHIVHRDIKGANILRAGSGNVKLADFGASRRLQTIASFVTGIKSVTGTPYWMSPEVINGVGYGRKADVWSVGCTVVEMLTTKPPWADYEAMAAIFKIATQPTIPQLPSTVSDISREFLRLTLIRDAQERPWAHELLRHDFVNNFSVD, from the exons CGGACAAGGGTAAAGAAGAAGTGATTCAAGAAATCACGAGTGAGCTTGTTCAAGCCTTGAAGGAGTCCAGTACCAGACATAAACCAGTCAAGACCAGCAGCACACAGACC AATGAGGTTCGAGTCAAGTTTGAGTACCAAGGGGAGAGGAG GATATTGCAAGTTCCCCGACCCCTCAACTATAATGACCTACTGACTAAAGCCAGAACAGCCTATGGATTGCCAGTAGACATGCACTACACAACCAACGATGTCAACTCAAAT ATTGTTGTACCAATCAAGAGCCAGACTAACCTTAACCAGGCCGTGGCGTTAATGGACCACAACCCCAACGCCAAGAGCCTCCGCGTCTATCTAACGCCGTTACAATCGGATACTAGCACAGCAACAGCGTCAACGCCATCCTCGACAACGGGAACAGGGTCATCAGCCCCTGGCCTGGGTCATTCTAAATCCGCTGGGACGATAGCGTACCACGATAGCATTTCAGGTGGTGGTGATCTCTATGATACGGCT ATTCGCAGCGACTCTACACACAAGCCTGCAACACTACGGTCACAATCCATTCCACAATCACAGTCTCAGCCGAAGCTACCGAGCCAATCTAAGCGACATTCAACACCGGTTGAGATGCCGACACGTGACACCCCTTCCCCACCCCCTGGCTATATACCCACTGAGTCCATGCAAAATATCATGAGAAATTCAACGTATGGGGAGGGCAGGTTTATCCCAGAACCAGAGTCAGAG CAACAAGATCATGTGATCATCAACAGTCCCAACGGTAGCCATCAGTCGCTAGATAAGGCGTTTTATGGTGGCAGCCAATCGTTAGGAAG TAATAGTGGAAGAATGTTCAGAGCTCAGAGTACAAATAGTTATGAGGAGTTTACAA ATTCACAATATTCAGAGAGGTCAGGAAAAGGAGGAACCTTCCCAACGCGGTATAGCATGAAGAACACACAGAATGAGTACGATGATG GACGTAAGACATTCCCAAGTCGGTCACGGAGACCCCAGCTTAGTCCTTCCATGATGAACCGGGATGACTACAGCCCGCACGGCAGTGAGCATTCCCTAAGCAAGAGTAGTAGCAGCAGTGGGATCGGCGCAGACTACGATACCATCGACAGTCGGAGGAGGAGGGACAGTGAGCTGGAGCACTCCATCAAATCGCTGCAGGAGATGAGCATCAAGGAGGGTGCTAAATGTGAGACAATGATGT CTCCCAGAGCGCCAGTCAACTGGCGGAAAGGCAAGATTCTAGGTCAAGGGGCATTTGGGGTCGTTTACCTTTGCTATGATGCAGACACAGGGAGGGAGTTGGCTGTCAAACAGGTCCCGACAGATAATTCAAATAACGAAGCAAGAAAG GAAGTAAAAGCCCTGAAATCTGAGATAGAATTGCTGAGGAATCTTCACCACGATAGAATAGTGCAGTACTTTGGTTGCTCTGAGGATAAGCAGGTCTTATCGATATTCATGGAGCTCATGCCTGGG GGCTCTGTAAAAGATGAGCTGAGGAGTTATGGTGCGCTCACAGAGAATGTTGTGAGAAAATACACTCGTCAAATCCTTGAAGGTGTTGCGTATCTTCACATAAGCCATATTGTACATAGAGATATTAAAG GTGCGAATATCTTGAGGGCAGGTTCAGGGAACGTGAAGCTGGCTGATTTTGGTGCATCCCGGCGGTTACAAACGATAGCGAGTTTCGTGACTGGAATCAAATCAGTAACGGGTACACCGTACTGGATGAGTCCGGAAGTCATAAACGGAGTCGGATATGGCAGGAAGGCTGATGTATG GAGTGTCGGCTGCACAGTCGTAGAGATGCTGACGACGAAGCCACCCTGGGCAGACTATGAAGCCAtggccgccatctttaaaaTCGCAACGCAACCCACAATTCCTCAGCTCCCCAGCACAGTCTCAGACATCTCTCGCGAGTTCCTGAGACTCACGTTAATCAGAGATGCCCAGGAGAGGCCCTGGGCTCACGAGTTGCTCAGGCACGATTTTGTGAACAATTTCTCGGTCGACTAA